The genomic region ATTGCTTCCTCACTTGCCTACCCGTGGTTACATCGACAACCTGCCTAGCACAGTATGTGCATACGTACGGccctcacctcgcctcgcctcgtcgcctccacctccgcctcctcccacacacacacacaacaagGGGCCACCGACGCTGCCACTCGGTGGGCCCCTTCGGAACTGCTGGCGACCGCCCGGATCGGCATgtcccatcgccgccgcccctccccatTGTTACCCATGTCTCTTGTGCCATCCGCTCCACCGCCTCATtacctgccttgccttgcctgtcTGGCGCGGCACCAACTACACAGCACTATCTTCCAGAGCACAGCACAACACAGatcaggccaggccaggccaagtCCTTCTGTCGAGGAACCGAGTCGCTCACCACTGATAACCCCCTCATCGTGTTGCATGCacgcatgtatgtacttcACAACCGTCCGTGCGTGCTTCTGGAAAACAAAAGAACCACCCCATACCTCTTGTCATTGACCATCAGTCACTCCAAACCAAGGTTAGACTCAACTGTACTACATATATGCTATCAGCAATATTCCCTGCCACGAACATGAACCCATACTGCTGACGCCGCATCACCGCTACTATTTCCTTCGTTCTTGCTTCGTCTTGCCTTTCTTCCCCCGCAAGGAACACGCCCTCCAAAAAAGGCCGGAGGCACCACGTTTTTCTTACATgcatccgccgcccccaGGCACAAGCAACCACCCAAGCCACCACCCTCCACCAAAGAaacgccctgccgccgccacctccgctCCGTGTGAGGAATCCGTCCCATCGAGCGAAAGCCAAGCTCCATCGTCCATCAAATCAATCGATCAATCGATCACGGCTTCCAGGCCGACCTTTATACCGACTTGCCAGTGGCAATTCCCTCGTCCTTCACCCCTCAGCGCCCGAATCAGAgctctgtctgtctgtctctctccaAAGGTATAACCCCCCGAAGTACGCAGTGCCGTATCGTTACATGTAGATCTTCGCACGCCCTCTCCCCAGCGGATACCACAACTCATTCCACTACCCAGTCATCCATGGAAGGAAACCCAGACGCAGAGCCGCCGGCACGTTCCAGCCCCCCCCCGTTCCCTTCCTCCCGTCGGCTCTACcccctctctttctcttcctctctcaCCCTCACTCAGGCGTAGGTTCCCctcccgtcgcgccgcctcccctccgAGTCCGGGGGCCCGCCCGGCAGCGACGGGCTCTTCGCAAGCGTGAAAAACCGCCCCAACTAGCGCTCCCTAACCCCAAAGTGCCACCTACTACTAACCTACGAAGTTAGTACGTAGCTTGGTTGCCCGTTCAGTCTTTGGGCCCTAATAATACCACGTCGCAgcgaccgcccgccgtccgcaCACGTGGGAGCGTCCGCCCACGTTCCGGGCGACACCAcaaccacccacccacccgtCTACCTGACCCAGTTTCGGGATTTCCGCGCGCCGGACCTGGGACTTGCCTTCTTGGCTCCCTCACGGCGAACCAAGCAGCGTGCTGGACTCGCTCACGCATCCCACAGCCCCGGTAGACAgaccctcccctccccccagcCGGACTCAAGAGCGGTCTTTTAATTATTCTCACGCCAGTCCCAAGACCACACAACTGGGCAGGTATTTTGTAGGCCAGGGACAGGGAGGGGCAGAGAGGGGCTGGAGaggtagcagcagtagtagtcGTAGActcgtagtacgtagtaggaTAGAGACACGCAGGAGAGAGGAGCACGTCGCGAAACATGTCGTGCGCTCGCCCACGTGGACGGGCCTGCCAAGCTGCCAACACTCAAATCGCctctgtctgtcttgtctgtcCCTGGCATAGACGGACGGATTTAGTATTACGCTCGCTTTACCGAGTCCCAAAATGGATGGCACAGATGGCACATTCCGGGGATCCCTACCCTCTTCAACTCCCATATTTTCTTTTCCCTCTTTCTCGTTCTACCGTGTACTactctcttcttctttgaGACTTGATACTCTTCCATCGTGATACACACGtgcccctcctcttcttcctggCCCTTGCATCGTCATGTACAACACGTGCTCCCCTTGTCTGATCATTGTCACCAAACACATGGCGGAGAGGACTGGGTGTGCGgaggccgggccggggggtgtgagcaagagcagcaggagcaaaGAGAGAACCCGACTTCCACCCCATCCCATCATATATCTAATCCTCCATCATTCAATCATCGTCCATCCAGTCACCATCGCAGACACACAAAGCCCAGGCCCATCAAGTGATTCCAAGGCCTTATTGCCCCCTACCCtaccctccccccttcctccggCCCCTCTCCAAACTTACCTACCAATCTATCTACTGTACCTACGTAGTAAAGAGGGGACAAAATGACCAGCCTTATAATCACCCATTCTTTCACCACCAACCGCACGATAGCGTTCCTCCGTCCGTCATCTCAGCGTCCCCCCTCACAAGGACATCCTACTCAGACTCCCGAACCCAGAGAGCCAAGAAAATCACCGCCATCCTCAACTGGATTAGCATGACTTCTTATTTGCATTGCCAAAGCTGTCTGCCAACTTCGTCCGAAGAAGAAAAATAACATCTCAGTTCATCCATGTAACCCTACAGGATGACCAGCAGCCCGATATCATCGATCGATCTGGCCAACCCAGGTGCGTCCAGCCGTTTATGATGCCGGTCCGAAGCATGCCTCGTCCAAAACGCCATACCTTACGCCCCCAAAGCAAGCGTCCAAAGAATTGTCGCGGAAAAACCCACCAAATCAATCCCATCGCTTGCCGTTCGAGTGCCTCATGACTATGCATTCCACTTCGTATCCTTCttgccatcctcgtcagTCATGGGGCtttccgccgccgtctgtcCCTCCAGAAACTCCCTCGGCCCGTGATATCCGTGAAtcatctcctcgtccaccacgCCGAGCCTGCCTGCTCCTGTCCGCCCGTCGCTCCTCTTGCGCTGGTGCACGAGCGGAGGGCGCCCCCCtggtcccgtcgtcgtcgttacCGATCCCGCGCTTGCTGTGCTCCCTCCGCTGCTCGatcgctgccgttgccggtggtggtgctgctgctctccgtTGTGGTACTGCGTGTATCCCCCAGCCATGCCCGGGTCGACCGGCGAgggcccgccggccgagggcgacaaTATCGACACGGATGCAGGCGAGTTGGGGGGCAGCTCGGCAACGTATGGCTGAGCTTCGAGCTCGGCAACCAGCGTCGGCGTGGCGCCTCCGATGCTCGGACGGCCCTCCGTTTCCGCATAGGCgatgctcgacgaggcgtcggATGCGTCGCTCACGTCCCGTCCGTGGCCGTAGTGCACGGGCCGGGAATCGTGCGTCATGCGGCTCACCGTCCGCGCGATGCCCCCCACCTCGCTCGACACGAGCCGCTGGTGTCGCTGGTGCCTCCGCGCGTATTCTGCGTCAAAGTAACCCGATGTGATATTGCTCTGGTTGTTCGTCGCGCTCTCCCAGCTCGGAtggcggctgctggacggACGCCCTGTGCTTCCGCCATGACCAACGGATTGGAACCCGCCGGCAAAACTCGTGGGCGTGTCATCGGGAGGCGTCGCACCATAAGACTCTGGGGCGTCACCGCTGATGCGTGAATCTAACCCGGGACTAGGTCGGTGCATGTGTGGCGGAGATGACGCCcccgacgagggcagcatcATGAGAGGGTCGACGCTCATCGTATCGTTGTCCGAGTCGGCCGAGTGGAATGGCTTTGCCTTTTCGCCAGCCGCATGTCGGCCAcagcccccgccgccggtcatcatcatgtctcgcttcttggcctccttgctCTTTctccgctggcggcggaagaGCAGGAAGCCCGCCACGAGGGCAATGATGACGCCTGCCACGACGCCTGCCACGATGCCCCCCAGCTGAGCCGGCGATatcccaccaccgccaccttCAGACGCGGCTCCTGTGGGCGATGTCTTGCCAACTACCGACGGGAAGTACTTGAGCACCTTCTGCGAATCGCCGTCCTGCCCGCCAACCACTGTCGGCAACGCAGTGGGCATGTATGGCGCCCCAACGGTTGTCTGTGTCGTCGTGTAGACGCTCGTCTGGCCACCGCTCGCCTTCGTCGTGATTACCATGGTATTGGTCTTGGTCGTCGGAGCCGTCGCGTAGCACTGATTTACCGCACAACCCATACCGTTTGGGCAACACCCATAGCTTGCAGATGCCGGGCACAAGAAGTGGCCTGTTGGGCAGGCATACGTGTAGCCCGAGCCTGTCGGCGGTACGCAGTTGGCACCACGCTGGCATTGGTAGCCGTCGGGACAGCAACCTCCTGGGGAGAGTTAGCGACTgccaagacgacgacactCTTTGCCTGGCACCAAGCTATCGCGATCGGGGGGTACAACTCACCTCCGTAAACGGCCGCGCAGGGATACCACCCTACCATTGTGCCGCACGTTGACGGTCCCTTGCTCGTCGCAACGCAGCTTCCTATCGCACAGTCGTAGTTTTCAGGGCAGCATCCGCCGTCCAGACTGCTTGGACATAGCTTCATGCTCACGCCGCAAGCGCCGCTACCGTCTCTCTTGTCCGCAAGGACCGCCGGTCGGGTGACCTGCGGTGCCCGCTTGTCCACGCGATGAaccctgccgtcgtcatACCGCTTCGGTACAGTCGCGTCGGATGCCATCACGAagaccgccgcgacggcgagaagctgggACCTCGAATTTCGGGTCATGATTGTTTTCGCTTGCGAGTTTGAATGACTGCTGTCCTTGCCGCCAGTCGAGATCGTAAATTTGGACCGGCGCAGGGCATAAAAACGCTGCAGGATTTTGCCCAACGTGGGCCAACCCTGGAACAGCCACGTCGAAGATCTGCCGCCAGATCTGAGTTCCTGAAGAAGAGATTTTGGTGGCTGCAATTTGGCAACGACAAGGCTGCGCCTGAGCTATGTCAGTCCTGCACAGAATTGCACTGTCGCACATGGGAAGTAAAGCCAGGTCCGTAACGGCGCATCTCATACCTAGGGCTTCCACGCGTCGGGGCCAACAGCTGGCGACTGTATCGCAGACGCCACCAGACCGAGCGGAGCCGCGTGGCTGGGAGCGACGAGTCAGGGTACTATTTGATACTCGACCGTCGATCGTGAGCCAGTTGTAGCGCCGCGGTTTCCGGCGAGGGCTCCTTCTATTTGTCTCTCCAATCCGTGAGAGCGATCGATATCGTGAAGACGGCAATATTGAACAGGAAATGGTGCCTGCGACAGGTCGCTGTGTGCGACGCGGGGGAAGATGGGGACAAAGATGACCACCCGTCCATTCAGCCGCAGTCGATGCGAAAGGCGTCAGACGCATGCATGGTACCAGCGTCAGATCCGTGTGTTGCTCGTGGTTTGCTGTGCGGGAGTGCGGTGGCCGACCAACAACCCTTGGCGTCCGTACCTGCGACAAACGAGTCGCTCCCGAGGGGGGCGCGGCCTTGACATTTCAAGCTGCCCATATACGTCGCGATTCCCCATTGTCTTGGTCCGTCTTCTGTATGGCAACCACATTCGAGCAGCAGAACAGGCGTCGCGAGCTGCCTATCCCAGCCGTGCCATGCTGCGCGGACGAACATGCCTCGCGTCGCATGGGGGATCGGGTCCGGTGGCTGCGCAGCATGTCGCACCGCATGGAAACAGAG from Purpureocillium takamizusanense chromosome 12, complete sequence harbors:
- a CDS encoding uncharacterized protein (EggNog:ENOG503P4TP~TransMembrane:1 (o94-116i)) → MGCAVNQCYATAPTTKTNTMVITTKASGGQTSVYTTTQTTVGAPYMPTALPTVVGGQDGDSQKVLKYFPSVVGKTSPTGAASEGGGGGISPAQLGGIVAGVVAGVIIALVAGFLLFRRQRRKSKEAKKRDMMMTGGGGCGRHAAGEKAKPFHSADSDNDTMSVDPLMMLPSSGASSPPHMHRPSPGLDSRISGDAPESYGATPPDDTPTSFAGGFQSVGHGGSTGRPSSSRHPSWESATNNQSNITSGYFDAEYARRHQRHQRLVSSEVGGIARTVSRMTHDSRPVHYGHGRDVSDASDASSSIAYAETEGRPSIGGATPTLVAELEAQPYVAELPPNSPASVSILSPSAGGPSPVDPGMAGGYTQYHNGEQQHHHRQRQRSSSGGSTASAGSVTTTTGPGGRPPLVHQRKRSDGRTGAGRLGVVDEEMIHGYHGPREFLEGQTAAESPMTDEDGKKDTKWNA